A region from the Rosa rugosa chromosome 6, drRosRugo1.1, whole genome shotgun sequence genome encodes:
- the LOC133716031 gene encoding uncharacterized protein LOC133716031: MHEDGSIIRASIKKESRETVLHIVASKGHCDFMKKLLELLREDDLYLLDKKGNTAFCLAVAAGKVRVAKIMLEKDPLMATLKCAEGWSPLRLATFRGHSKMAWFLYPKIIEDLEQEERVATFFICINRTDTSLYELALKMLLEYRELAEARDTSGETAFHLLAGKPKAFRSAMLKCFLHICLGKQLESPGLQVLKQLWKIVSEKDEKTVKGIFLTIPSKGKPSNALFIAAKCGNAQFLAELIASDPALIIETDERDRNVFHIGAMYHQWSIFSLVDKLGADEHSILSAQDDRDNTILHLAAKVAGPLQWDEMVGPAIRMKRDLKWFKDVTKVVPPDCLDKTNLEDKRPGDIFIEQHRALNDLLVNQKEMSWTTLLAIFASSFGIVAALVGAANFVLQQIRSN; the protein is encoded by the exons ATGCATGAAGATGGCTCCATTATACGTGCCTCTATTAAAAAAGAAAGCCGAGAGACTGTTCTTCATATTGTGGCCTCTAAAGGACATTGCGACTTTATGAAGAAGTTGCTGGAGTTGTTGAGAGAGGATGACTTATACTTGCTGGACAAGAAGGGGAATACAGCTTTTTGTTTGGCTGTAGCAGCGGGAAAGGTACGAGTGGCAAAGATCATGCTGGAAAAAGATCCCCTCATGGCAACACTTAAGTGTGCTGAAGGATGGTCACCTCTTCGTTTAGCCACTTTTCGTGGTCATAGCAAGATGGCATGGTTTCTGTACCCTAAAATTATCGAAGACCTTGAACAAGAGGAACGAGTTGCAACATTTTTCATTTGCATCAACAGAACTGACACTTCTTTGTACG AACTAGCATTGAAAATGCTTCTTGAATACCGGGAGCTTGCAGAGGCTCGTGACACCAGTGGTGAAACAGCATTCCATTTGTTGGCTGGGAAACCTAAAGCATTTAGATCAGCAATGTTGAAATGCTTCCTTCACATTT gtTTAGGAAAGCAGCTCGAATCTCCTGGCCTTCAAGTACTAAAACAACTTTGGAAAATAGTTTCAGAGAAAGATGAGAAGACGGTTAAAGGAATATTCTTAACAATTCCTTCAAAAGGAAAGCCTTCAAATGCATTGTTCATTGCAGCTAAATGTGGAAATGCTCAGTTCCTGGCTGAGCTTATAGCCTCCGATCCTGCTTTGATAATTGAAACAGATGAGCGCGATCGGAATGTATTCCACATTGGAGCTATGTATCATCAGTGGAGTATCTTCAGTCTGGTAGATAAGTTGGGTGCAGATGAGCATTCCATACTCTCTGCACAAGACGATAGGGACAACACCATACTGCATTTAGCAGCAAAGGTAGCTGGACCCCTTCAATGGGATGAGATGGTTGGACCTGCAATTCGAATGAAACGAGATTTGAAATGGTTTAAG GATGTGACAAAGGTTGTGCCACCTGATTGCCTAGATAAAACGAACTTGGAAGATAAAAGGCCTGGAGATATATTCATCGAGCAACATAGAGCTTTAAATGATCTCTTGGTGaatcaaaaggagatgtcaTGGACGACCTTGCTTGCAATATTCGCTAGTTCCTTTGGGATTGTCGCAGCCCTAGTTGGTGCTGCAAATTTTGTGTTGCAACAGATTCGAAGCAACTAA
- the LOC133716032 gene encoding uncharacterized protein LOC133716032, translating to MIIAPKYIELSQKYHDIIFLKLDRDQENKGPSQQNINLEKMINAHATTSQSQQSSRPINAPSNDLENRRCALLNWNNYEEDEVVAEGKISSTNPSTKVHCVPLGRDCWKVWVDVVFDEYQTMEVYRATMDAKQLGEAVGSTLAWPKSSIKMLP from the exons ATGATTATAGCTCCAAAATATATAGAATTGTCACAGAAATATCACGATATTATATTCTTGAAGCTTGATCGTGACCAAGAAAATAAG GGACCTTCTCAACAGAACATAAACTTAGAGAAAATGATAAATGCACATGCAACTACTTCTCAG TCACAACAATCAAGTAGACCAATCAATGCTCCAAGCAATGATCTTGAAAATAGAAGATGTGCACTTTTGAATTGGAACaattatgaagaagatgaagtggtGGCTGAAGGGAAGATCTCTTCAACAAATCCAAGTACAAAAGTTCATTGTGTGCCTCTTGGACGAGATTGTTGGAAGGTTTGGGTTGACGTGGTGTTTGATGAGTATCAGACTATGGAAGTGTATAGAGCAACCATGGATGCCAAACAACTTGGTGAAGCTGTAGGAAGCACTCTTGCATGGCCCAAAAGCTCCATTAAAATGCTCCCTTAG